GGTGTTAAGCAGACTGTTCTTGCAAACAGACGCTGGGTAAAACattcaatatttgtttttatcctCATATCGGTCATGAGATTTTAGGGTTATAGATAATTTAATAAGATtgtggaaaaaatatattttaatataaatttggagAAGTATGTGTTTATGCaaattatttcttatattttgaagGTTATATTTCAATATTTCAATTTAcatatctttggttttgttgtCTTAAATGTCAAGCTTTTTTTGCATTAGGTTCCTCCTCCTGGAAAAGGCTCCTTGTATCTCAGACCATTGTTGTTTGGAAGTGGAGCAAGCTTGGGTTTGTCTGCAGCATCAGAGTTTACGTTTCTTGTGTTTGGTTCTCCTGTTCAAAACTATTTTAAAGTCAGTGCTGTCAAAGATCTTTTTCTTCGTTTTTCAAGCAAAAGATCAATCttgattttgaatttgattGCTTGTACAGGAAGGTACATCAGCACTGGATCTCTACGTTGAGGAGGTGATTCCACGCGCGTATATTGGAGGGAGTGGTGGCGTTAAGGCCATTTCTAATTACGGTCCAGTAAGTTAAAACACTATCAAGTCATGGTTTCAAGTACTAAAGTGAGTGAGTCTTGTGTTGTGGTAATAAACTGTAATAAAAAAGTGCTTGAAGTGATGAGAAGAGCGAAAGCGAGAGGGTTTTCCGATGTATTGTATCTGGACGCAGAAACTAAGAAGAACATAGAGGAAGTTTCTGCTTCTAATATATTCCTTGTAAAGGTAAGAGGAAACTCTTTTGTAAGAAACAAGTTGAATGCTTCTTTTGTAATgtaaaaatttgaagtttccTGAGTCTTTTTCAGGGGAATACAATAGTGACTCCAGCTACAACCGGGACGATTCTTGGAGGGATCACACGAAAGAGCGTAATCGAAATTGCTATTGATCTTGGTTACAAGGTTAGTTTCATTCCACAGCTTTGTTCCTCTTAAGGTAAAACAGAGCACCTAAACACTCAGTTTCAGTTTATTTAATGTAGTTTTACACAATCAAACATAGATTTTGACTTAagtaatgtaaataataaatcaaataaatacagTTAATCACAGAAAACTTACTTGGAATCAAAGAAACAGTGTGTCTACTTCTCTGTTTCCTACTTTGTTGCAACTCTTCTGTTCTGTAATGTACAGGTGGAAGAACGAGTAGTTCCGGTAGAAGAACTGAAGGAAGCAGAAGAAGTTTTCTGCACTGGAACTGCTACCGGAGTTGCTTCTGTTGGGAGCATCACGTATCAGAACACCaggtctcttcttcttcttcacatacATGATGActatagtatatatatgtacatatgtaGATGCTTATAATTATACACTTATCTATTAATTTATCTGCAGGACTGAGTACAAAGTTGGAGATGGGCTTGTAACGCAGCAACTTCGATCTATTCTTGTCGGAATACAAACTGGTTCTATCCAAGACACTAAGAATTGGGTGTTGGAGATAGATTAATTTcagagaaaaataaatcaattgTTATGTTGCACTCACTCTTTGATGTATCCAAAGATTTGGAACTCTCAAAATGGTTGTTGTCACATTTCGTGCATCCCTTCATTTTATAAGGTACAATAGTATCAGATAAATTACCTCGGCTTACCTTTTGGATGTAATAACTGCAAACATTTGATGTCGCCAAAACGCGGCCCAAAATCCTGTAATTGAAAAGCCTAAATAGACCAGGAACGGCCCAATTAAAAGCCATTAACGTTCAGAAACCCTTACAATTTG
The genomic region above belongs to Brassica napus cultivar Da-Ae unplaced genomic scaffold, Da-Ae ScsIHWf_1262;HRSCAF=1800, whole genome shotgun sequence and contains:
- the LOC125596663 gene encoding branched-chain-amino-acid aminotransferase 1, mitochondrial-like isoform X2, which encodes MFATRSSGEGNFEQGCLSRYGNIELNPAAGILNYGQGLIEGMKAYRGENGRVLLFRPELNAMRMKKGAERMCMHSPSVQQFIEGVKQTVLANRRWVPPPGKGSLYLRPLLFGSGASLGLSAASEFTFLVFGSPVQNYFKEGTSALDLYVEEVIPRAYIGGSGGVKAISNYGPVLEVMRRAKARGFSDVLYLDAETKKNIEEVSASNIFLVKGNTIVTPATTGTILGGITRKSVIEIAIDLGYKVEERVVPVEELKEAEEVFCTGTATGVASVGSITYQNTRTEYKVGDGLVTQQLRSILVGIQTGSIQDTKNWVLEID
- the LOC125596663 gene encoding branched-chain-amino-acid aminotransferase 1, mitochondrial-like isoform X1; translation: MALRCLSQSSTAFSYLSKICGFRMHGTKAAVSVVEEHVSEMVGTGREDEEYADVDWDNLGFSLVRTDYMFATRSSGEGNFEQGCLSRYGNIELNPAAGILNYGQGLIEGMKAYRGENGRVLLFRPELNAMRMKKGAERMCMHSPSVQQFIEGVKQTVLANRRWVPPPGKGSLYLRPLLFGSGASLGLSAASEFTFLVFGSPVQNYFKEGTSALDLYVEEVIPRAYIGGSGGVKAISNYGPVLEVMRRAKARGFSDVLYLDAETKKNIEEVSASNIFLVKGNTIVTPATTGTILGGITRKSVIEIAIDLGYKVEERVVPVEELKEAEEVFCTGTATGVASVGSITYQNTRTEYKVGDGLVTQQLRSILVGIQTGSIQDTKNWVLEID